The Streptomyces sp. NBC_00691 genome has a segment encoding these proteins:
- a CDS encoding VOC family protein, producing the protein MNTALRLDLIGVVVSDMAASLAFYRRLGLEIPDGAESAPHVEIALPGGPRIAWDTEDVVRSFDPGWRRPEGGNRIELAFRCATPEAVDAAYDELVAAGYRGHLKPWDAVWGQRYAVVLDPDGSGVSLFADSAAPAT; encoded by the coding sequence ATGAACACAGCACTCCGCCTCGACCTCATCGGCGTCGTCGTCTCCGACATGGCCGCCTCGCTCGCCTTCTACCGCCGTCTCGGCCTGGAGATCCCGGACGGGGCCGAGTCGGCCCCGCACGTGGAGATCGCGCTGCCCGGCGGACCGCGGATCGCCTGGGACACGGAGGACGTCGTGCGCTCCTTCGACCCCGGATGGCGGCGGCCCGAGGGCGGCAACCGCATCGAGCTCGCCTTCCGCTGCGCCACGCCGGAGGCCGTGGACGCGGCCTACGACGAGCTGGTCGCCGCCGGGTACCGGGGCCATCTGAAGCCCTGGGACGCGGTCTGGGGACAGCGTTACGCCGTGGTCCTCGACCCGGACGGTTCGGGCGTCTCGCTGTTCGCCGACTCCGCCGCGCCCGCCACGTAG
- the rsgA gene encoding ribosome small subunit-dependent GTPase A: MSFPLSRPTSSSSLDAHGWDSGWADGFAPYTAQGLVPGRVIRVDRGQCDVATADGIVRADTAFVTPHDPLRVICTGDWAAIDPEGAGDPRYVRACLPRRTAFARSTSSKRSEGQILAANVDHAVITVSLAVELDLGRIERFLALAWESGAQPTVVLSKADLVPDPVGLSYLVEDVETVAPGVQVVPLSSTTGEGLDVLSAVIAGGTTVLLGVSGAGKSTLANALVGEDVMDVQAARDIDGKGRHTTTTRNLFVLPTGGVLIDTPGLRGVGLWDAETGVGQVFSEIEELAGNCRFHDCAHESEPGCAVAAAIEDGSLPVRRLESYRKLIRENQRIVAKTDARVRSEILKDWKRKGAEGRHAMEMKRGRVR, translated from the coding sequence TTGTCTTTCCCGCTTTCCCGCCCCACCTCTTCCTCCTCCCTCGACGCCCACGGCTGGGACTCCGGCTGGGCCGACGGCTTCGCCCCGTACACCGCCCAGGGACTCGTCCCCGGCCGGGTGATCCGGGTCGACCGCGGTCAGTGCGACGTCGCCACCGCCGACGGGATCGTGCGCGCCGACACGGCGTTCGTGACCCCGCACGACCCGCTCCGGGTCATCTGCACCGGCGACTGGGCCGCCATCGACCCCGAGGGCGCCGGCGACCCCCGCTACGTACGGGCGTGTCTCCCGCGCCGTACGGCCTTCGCGCGGTCCACCTCGTCCAAGCGGTCCGAGGGCCAGATCCTCGCCGCCAACGTCGACCACGCCGTCATCACCGTCTCGCTCGCCGTCGAGCTCGACCTCGGCCGCATCGAGCGCTTCCTCGCCCTGGCCTGGGAGTCCGGCGCCCAGCCGACCGTCGTCCTCAGCAAGGCGGACCTCGTGCCCGACCCCGTCGGGCTGTCCTACCTCGTCGAGGACGTCGAGACGGTCGCCCCCGGCGTCCAGGTCGTGCCCCTGAGCTCGACCACGGGAGAGGGCCTCGACGTGCTGTCCGCGGTGATCGCGGGCGGTACGACCGTGCTGCTCGGCGTCTCCGGCGCCGGGAAGTCGACCCTCGCCAACGCCCTGGTCGGCGAGGACGTCATGGACGTCCAGGCCGCCCGTGACATCGACGGCAAGGGCCGTCACACCACCACCACCCGCAACCTCTTCGTCCTCCCGACCGGAGGAGTCCTCATCGACACCCCCGGACTGCGCGGAGTCGGCCTCTGGGACGCCGAGACCGGCGTCGGCCAGGTCTTCTCGGAGATCGAGGAACTGGCCGGGAACTGCCGCTTCCACGACTGCGCCCACGAGTCGGAGCCCGGCTGCGCGGTGGCCGCCGCGATCGAGGACGGCTCCCTGCCGGTGCGCCGCCTGGAGAGCTACCGCAAGCTGATCCGCGAGAACCAGCGGATCGTGGCCAAGACCGACGCCCGCGTGCGCAGCGAGATCCTCAAGGACTGGAAGCGCAAGGGCGCCGAGGGCCGCCACGCCATGGAGATGAAGCGCGGGCGCGTCCGGTAA